Proteins from a genomic interval of Anolis sagrei isolate rAnoSag1 chromosome 1, rAnoSag1.mat, whole genome shotgun sequence:
- the LOC132761646 gene encoding pro-opiomelanocortin, protein MLTRQCHSLLAMLGVLAIHLVAGDRGPCLDGGWCQDMATEAELMECLRACRDSLSLSDETPIYPGHGHMKPLSDDLRKYVLSHFPWDKLGKSGEDGESTAVVLPASSQTQETWEGDLVGDSSLEREDGKRSYAMEHFRWGKPVGRKRRPVKVFPNEEASTESYPQEFRRDLSWETPEGHSEEPDETKKDGYKMNHFRWGAPSPKRKRYGGFMSSDRSRMPLVTLFKNAIVKTPYKKGQ, encoded by the exons ATGTTGACCCGCCAGTGCCACAGCCTCTTGGCCATGCTTGGAGTCCTGGCCATCCATTTGGTGGCAGGGGACCGCGGACCCTGTTTGGACGGCGGGTGGTGCCAGGACATGGCAACTGAGGCAGAGCTGATG GAGTGCCTCCGAGCCTGTAGAGACTCGCTTTCCCTCTCCGACGAGACCCCCATCTACCCAGGCCACGGCCACATGAAGCCCCTCTCGGATGACCTCCGGAAGTACGTCCTGAGCCATTTCCCGTGGGACAAACTAGGCAAGAGCGGTGAGGATGGAGAGTCCACTGCCGTGGTCCTCCCGGCGTCTTCCCAAACCCAAGAGACCTGGGAAGGGGACCTCGTCGGCGACTCTTCCCTCGAACGGGAGGACGGCAAGCGTTCCTACGCCATGGAGCACTTCCGCTGGGGCAAGCCGGTGGGCCGGAAGAGGAGGCCGGTCAAGGTGTTCCCCAACGAGGAGGCCTCCACGGAGAGCTACCCACAAGAGTTCCGGCGAGACCTGTCTTGGGAGACCCCCGAGGGCCACTCCGAGGAGCCGGACGAGACCAAGAAAGATGGATACAAGATGAACCACTTCCGGTGGGGGGCCCCATCCCCAAAACGGAAGCGTTACGGCGGGTTCATGAGCTCCGACCGTAGCCGCATGCCCTTAGTGACTCTTTTCAAGAACGCCATTGTCAAGACGCCATACAAGAAAGGCCAATAA